Within the Pseudomonas putida genome, the region AAGCCCAGCAAATGCAGCCGGCAATGACCGCCGCTTAAATTGCGCAGACACGATTAGGCCCGTCAATCGACGGGCCTTTTGTTTGCCTCAATGCATCAGTGCCGAAGGACCACAGGGTCCATGGGCGACCGCAGAATCACCGACTTAATAATCTTCTGTTCGTCAGGATTGGCGTTTTTCCACAGGTGTGAGAAGTACTGAGCATTCACTTTCTCTTGAGCACTTACGCTGCCGGCGGCATCGATCAGGCGCATGGTCGAGTAGACACAGATCAGCGCCAGAATGAAGAACGCCGTGGCGACCACCATCACATAACGCTTGGCCAGCACCGGTGCCCGCTTGAGCTCCTGGATAGAGGCGTCCGCCGCCTTTGTCGCTGCTGTAAGCTCCGAGATCAGTGGCTGGATGGCGGTGTCGACTCCGCGGCATGCAGCTGAATACGCTGATGCAGCGGCGCGCAAGGCAACCTCCTCCGCGTTCGACCAAGCCTTCTCCGCCTTTCGCACCTCCTCCTGAATCTGCCGGCCGACAGCGTCCACCTGCTCCACCAGTTCGTTCGACCTCTCCAGAACAGCGCTGGAGGTGCGCGTCTGCGAGGTCAGCTCATCGAGCTGGACAGTGAGTTTTTCAGTGCAGCGGCGAAAGTCACCGATAGCAACTGCCCAGGGCTCTATGTCATTCATGGCTATCTCCTAGGGCGGCCAACAACGCCGCGCTGAATTAACGCGCTAGATATCAAAATTGTAATTTAAGAGAAAATTCGAAGTCGCCCTCGACAGTGCCGAGATAGACATGATCCTTCCAGATTTGAAGATTTAACGCATCCTATCTGCAGCCTAAATTACGGAATTGTAATTATTGACTCACCTTGTCGTTAGCTTCGTGTTCCTAAACTACAAACCAACAAAGGCCGCTAATCAGGTAGGCCTAGTATGAACCGAGGTTCACAATGAAATTTGTCAAATCTATCGCTATTGGCAGCCTGCTGCTGGGTCTCATGGGTACCGCTTACGCTGAAGGCGGCTTCGAGCGAGCGAAACAGTTCAACGAGAACTTCCGAACCGAACAGGCTCGCCTATGGAGCGATGACGCTTCGGACCAGAACAAACAACAAGTCGCTCAAGAGCAAAAGAAAGAAAGCAAGGATGGTAGGGAACAAGCCGACAATTAATCGGCGGTTAAATAGGACTTCAAATGACAAAAGTAATTGACAAAAAAGCCAGGGTAAAACCTGGCTTTTTTGTGCTTGGAATTTAGCCTTCGTTCTCGCGTGGCGTTTCCGCATTGCTTTCTCCGGTCAGACCCAGTGAGCGGCAAACTCGGCCACCATCACGTGGGCCAGCAGGCCTGCGGTTGGAATACCTTTGTCGATGACCTGGGCCGGAACAGGCGCCTGAATCAGGGTTTCGCACTGACGGCAGGCCCATTTACCACGTACATGCTGCTCGACGGTAAACACGCCCGGCGTGTAATCCAGCTACTCGCTAACGTCTTCGCCGATGCGTTGAAGTTGGCAGCCTCAAGCGCACTGAGTGTTTTCCGGTTCGTGACGGATCACCGTGCGTGGAAACTGCGGCGGCAATGGTGCACGTTTCGGCGATTGCCGTGGCTCGACCTGTGACGAAGCTGGGAGGAGCTGTTTCAGCTCTGCTTCGATAGCTTCAAGATCTGTGTCGAGCAGATCATCCAGCAAGCTGCCTTGTGCTTGGCTGATCTGCTCGCTGCGCTTGGCAAATTTGTGGCGCTTGAGCAGGGCGATCTCGAACTTGAACTGTTCGATGAGAATTTCATCATTTTGGATCTTCCTGCTCATCGCCTCGACTTGGGACTGCAACTGCGACGCCTGTGCCGCCAAGGCACGAAGCTGTTCCGGGGTCATATGGTCGAGGTTGGGCGAGGAAGTCATGCCGCTGATTGTGCCAGAGCAGGCCCGAAACGACGACGAGCAGACCCGCTGCCACGGCAGGCCCAGCACCAACGCCTGGAGTTGCTCGCTGTCGAGTTCGACCTCACAGCCATGGCGAATGCCGGGCCAGTGAAACTTCCCTTGATTCAGGCGCCGCGCGGCAAGCCAGACGCCCACGCCATCATGCACCAGCACTTTCATCCGGTTAGCGCGGCGAATGGCGAACAGATAAGCGCAATGCGGCTTCGCCGCACCGAACACCGCGATCACTCGGGCCAATGCCGTTTCGGTTCCGGCGCGCATGTCCATCGGCTCGGTGGACAGCCAGATCGCATCGATGCGGATCATTGGGCCACAGCCCGGATAAATTGCGCGCAGCCCTCGGGATCCGAGGCTGGCCATTTCAATGTGATTACTTGCCCGGCCATGGGCAACTCGATGACCACTGACGCTTCGGCTGGCCGTTTACGTTCCAGTGCAGGAACCGGCAATCCTTGTGCTTATCAAGCCACTGGAAAAAGCCTTTCAGCATCGACTTTTCGAATTTATTGAGCTCTGCTTGCATGCTAGAGAGCTGTTTACTGAGCTCTGCTTCTTTATGGATGGACCATGACTTGGTCTGGCCGGTTTTTAGGTTTCGTGTGGCGATGGATGTCACACGTTTCGACTCCCCGGTATCGTTCTGATAAAACGATTCGCAGGAGTAGTGGATTACGTAAACTCGGTTCGCGTCGAGGTAGAGGTCTTCGATTAAAGCTCTGCTCCTCTTGCGATCCTTTACCCGATCTAGCTCTGCTCCCACACCTTTCCCCTCAACCCAGTGCAATGTAGGCGAGCTAGCGATTCTGCCCTCAAATGTAGGTGCCCGCTAGATTCACCTCTAGCTCTGTCTATGACTCTGGCGAAGGGTACACCGCCTGGGGACAATCGGCCTGCTATGTCTTGGCGGACTGCCCTACCAATTGGCGGGGCCTACAACGGCCGCTTTTTAAGGTCGATGGAAAGCAGGACCATACGCTCCTGCCGAAGCTAGCTGGCAGGCGTCAGCCAAGAGGCGTATCCTACAACTGCTTGCTCCGAGACTTGTTGGCCTACAGCCTCCCCTTGGAGACATCTGATAGCCCGCCGCCGAGGCGGGCTTCTTGCTACCAGATCCGTAGGCAGCGGTGGCTAGGTGCCCAAGCTAGGCTCCGCCAGAGCGCATACTCAACATCAGCGATCTACCCGTCTCCCTAGTCCGACGGTTATCGACGTATCCAAGTCCTTTATCAGGCGCATGGAAAGCCGGCGAAGACTGGGCTAGATGCGCTACGCAGCCATTGCTTCGCAGGATTCTGCGCAGGCCATACAGGCCTGTGCGCAATGCTGACAGTGGTCTGCCTTATGCTGACCGCACTCCTCCCCGCAGGCCCGGCAAATTTTGGCGCATAGGGCACATAGCTCTCTGGCAAGCATGCTTTCTCGTGCCATCAAGGTAGCCGCAAGCTTGCACATATCTGCGCAATCCCTGTCCAGCTTGATGCAGTCAGCCATCATTTTTACATCCTGTTCTTGAAGGCAGGCTGTCGCACAGCCTTCACAGGCCAGCGCACAGCGCAGGCATTCCGAGATGCATTCTTCAAAGCGACTGTTCATGGTCATATCTCCGGTATCGGGTCGATGTGATGCCAGTAAACCGTTTCAAAACGGTATGTAGCGTTCGACCTGACGGGGTCCTGAAGATTGATTACATTTCTGTAAGCTTGTCCGAAGCATCTCGGTGTGAAGGCCTGCCGGATCATTTAAGGCTGGAAAATCACTGCTTCTGAATGCTCACGATTTTCGCGACGCTTCCCTCCATACGGAATGCAAATTCCACCTTGTCTCCTACGTTCAAGCCGTTCAGCCGTGCAGGTTCCGCTTGGAAACCCATGGTCATCGCCGGCCATTTGAGCTCTGCTACTGGGCCGTGGGCCAAGGTGATTTTTCCGCTTTGCGGATCCAGCGCCTTAATTGTCCCTTCAGCATGCGCAGTGGATGCCGCCTGGGTGCCTTGGCCACCCTCGGCGGAAGCTGGCATGTTCTTCATGTCCATACCATCCATGTCCTGGGCATGCACACTGGCGGCGAAAACTGTGACCAGGCCTGCGATGACGAATAGCTTTTTCATTGGATTACTCCTGAAAAGTGAGGGGTTGTTACAGCGAGTTCGCGGCGACGGACCAGCCAGTACGCCGCAGGTATTACAAACAGGGAGAGCAATGGAGCGGTCAGCATCCCGCCCACCATGGGCACCGCGATGCGACTCATGACCTCGCTGCCGGTACCGCTGCTCCAGAGGATGGGCAGCAGGCCTGCAACGATGACCGCCACAGTCATTGCCTTGGGTCTGATGCGCTGCACCGCGCCCTCACGGATTGCATCGAGCAGCGCTGCGCGTGTGGTTTCGCATTCGGCCTGACGCTCAGCCCAAGCGTTATTCAGGTAAATGAGCATGATCACCCCGAACTCCGCCGCTACGCCGGCCAGGGCAATGAAACCTACGCCTGTGGCCACCGACAGGTTGTAGCCCAGCAGATACAGCAGCCAAACGCCTCCGGTTAGGGCAAAAGGTAAGGTGCCCATGATGAGCATTGCTTCACCGAAGCGCCCAAATGTCAGGTAAAGCAGCACGAAGATAATGGCCAAGGTGGCCGGCACCACCCAGGCCAGGCGGGCGTTCGCCCGCTCCAGGTATTCGAACTGACCGGAGTAGCTCAAGCTCATGCCCGGATCGAGCTTTACCTCGCTGTCGATAGATTGACGTAGGTCTGCGACAACAGACGATAGGTCTCGGCCGCGCACATCGATGTACACCCAACCTGAGGGGCGAGCATTCTCGCTCTTGAGCATTGGCGGGCCATCGGCAATACGTATGCGGGCCACGGTGCCGAGCGTGAGCTGGCCGCCCTGCGAGGTGTAGATCGGAAGCTGACGCAACGCCTCCACGGAATCACGCCATTCGCGTGGATAGCGCACGCTGATGGGATAACGAGCTAACCCTTCAACCGTTTCCCCAATGGTTTCGCCACCTATTGCACCGGCAACAATAGCCTGAACGTCGGTGATGTTCAGGCCATAACGGGCAGCGGCATGGCGGTCGATGTCCAGATCTATGTAGCGGCCGCCAGTCAAACGCTCTGCCAGGGCCGAAGTCACTCCAGGCACCTTTTTCGCTGCCCGCTCCACAGCAAGGGTAGCCCGGTCTATCTGGTTCAGATCGCTGCCGGCAACCTTGACGCCGATTGGACTCTTGATGCCGGTGGCCAGCATGTCAATCCGGTTGCGGATAGGCGGAATCCAGATGTTGGTGAGCCCGGGCACACGCACGATACGGTCAAGCTCTTCGATGAGCTTCTCCGTGGTCATACCGGTACGCCATTCACTCTTGGGCTTGAGCCGCACGGTGGTCTCGAACATCTCCAGAGGTGCAGGGTCGGTGGCCGACTCGGCGCGGCCGGCCTTACCAAAAACACTGGCTACCTCGGGGACGGTACGAATCAAGCGATCCGTTCGCTGCAACAGCTCTGAAGCTTTCTGCGCCGAGAGCCCAGGCAAGGCTGAAGGCATGTAGAGCAGATCACCTTCATCAAGGGGGGGAAGAAACTCGCCGCCGAGATGGTTCAAGGGCCACAGACTGCTGAGCAGGATAAGCGCTGCTCCAGCGAGGGTCACCAGAGGCCGGCGCAGGACGACCTCCAATGCCGGACGGTATAGCCGGATGAGCACCCTGTTGAGCGGGTTGCGCTGTTCCGCTGGCAGTGGCCCTCTGATCCAGTACCCCATCAGCACCGGTATCAGGGTCACCGATAACGCAGCCGCCGCTGCCATTGCGTATGTCTTGGTAAAGGCCAGGGGGGCAAAGAGGCGGCCCTCTTGGGCTTGCAGTGTGAACACCGGGATGAACGAGAGCGTGATGATCATGAGGCTGAAGAACAGCGCAGGACCAACCTCCACGGCTGCCTCCGTCATAACCTTCCAATGCGCTTCGCCCCGCAAAAGTTGACTAGGGTGCCGGGAATTCCAGGCCTCAACTCGTTTGTGGGCGTTCTCGATCATGACCACGGCAGCGTCCACCATTGCACCGATGGCTATAGCGATTCCGCCAAGGGACATGATGTTGGCGTTGATGCCCTGATGACGCATGACGATCAGCGCAATCAGAATTCCCACGGGCAGCGACACGATGGCAACCAGCGACGAGCGCAGGTGCCAGAGAAACGCTGCGCATACCAACGCCACTACCACAAACTCCTCGACAAGTTTGTGACTGAGATTCTCCACAGCACGGTCGATCAGCTGGCTGCGGTCGTAGACGGTGACAAGCTCCACCCCGGTAGGTAGGCCTTTCTTCAAGGTTTCGAGCTTGGCCTTAACGTGCGCGATGGCCTCACGAGCATTCTTGCCGCTGCGCAGGATAACCACTCCACCTACGGCCTCACCGAGGCCGTCCAGCTCGCCTATGCCTCTGCGGGCTTCCGGACCTATCTGCACCGTAGCGACATCGCCTAACTTCACCGGCACGCCCTTGGCAGCCAGTCGCAGTGGGATCGCTCTGAAATCGTCCAACGATGTTAAGTAGCCCGCCGCACGAACCATGAATTCTGCTTCGCCTTGCTCCAGCACACCGCCACCGGTCTCCTGGTTGGCCTTGCCTATAGCCTCCACCACTTCAGCTTGGGTGATACCGAGGCTGGCCATGCGAAGCGGATCGAGGACGACTTGGTACTGCTTGATCATACCGCCGATGGTGGCCACCTCAGCGACATCCGGCAGGGTCTTGAGCTCATAGCGCAGGAACCAGTCCTGCAGGCTGCGCAGTTGCGACAGGTCATGGCCGCCATTGCGATCAACCAGCGCATACTGATAAATCCAGCCCACTCCGGTGGCGTCCGGTCCCAATACCGGCTTGGCTGCCGCAGGTAATCGCGATTGCGCCTGGCTCAGATACTCAAGAACCCGAGAGCGCGCCCAATACAGATCGGTGCCATCCTCGAACAGCACGTAGACGAAGCTGTCACCGAATGCGGAGAAGCCACGTACTGTTTTGGCTCCCGGAACCGAAAGCATGGTGGTGGTCAGCGGATAGGTCACCTGATTCTCAACGATCTGAGGTGCCTGTCCTGGGTAGGACGTGCGGATGATCACCTGTACATCCGACAGGTCGGGCAAGGCGTCGATTGGCAGGCTCCTCACCGAGACGAATCCCCATGCCACCAGAAACAGCGTGGCGAGAAGCACCAGCACGCGGTTGCCTACCGACCAGCGAATCAGTTTGGCAATCATGGTTGGCCCTCCAACACTTTGATCTGCTCAACCACCATGCCCTCGTCTCGTTCGCGTATGCCAAAGCGAATCTGCGCACCGACCTTGAGGCCATCAAGGAGCGACTGATCAGCCACCGGAAAGGTCATGGTCATCCCAGGCATGCCCAGGGTGAGGAAGGGACCATGGGCAACGGTGAGCTGGGCTCCGTCTATCTGCACGATACGGCCGTTCGCTTCATGGAGGGCGGGCCCCGCTTTGGGCTGAGCATCCTGCGCCGTCGCCGCTTCGATGCCTTTCAAATTAGCTTCGGAGTCCAGCAGGAATTGCCCGGATGCGACGATGCGCTGACCTGCCTGAAGGCCCTGCAACACCGCAACTTGCCCCTTGCTCTCCTGACCCAACACGACTTCCACCGGTCGGAAGCGACCATCGTCTTCAGCCAGCATCACCAGATCCCGCTTGCCGGTGCGTATGACCGCCTCGGCAGGCACCAAGAGACTCTCCTCGGCGGACACGCTGGGATGGAGAGCCACCTGTGCGGTCATTCCAGGACGAAGCCGTCCATCCGGGTTGGGCAACTCGATACGCAGGCGCAAAGTACGGCTTTGCAAGTCGGCATCGGCCAACAGCGCAGTCAGCTTGCCCGGTACGGGATCACCTGGAAACGCTGGCAATTGCGCCTGTACAGGCTGGCCTTCGTGGAGACCTTGAGCCTGGGCTTCTGGCACGGCGGCTTCCAGCCAGACGTTGGCCACTCCGTTGATCCTTGCCAAGGTAGCCCCCGGCGTCAGCGTCATGCCGGGTCGTAGATCGAGAACCTGGATTACACCGGCAGTAGGCGCAGAAAGTGTGACCGAGAGCTGCACCTTCCCAGTACTCGCGACCCGGTTGATCAGGTCGACCGGCATGCCGGAGAGCACGAGCCGCTGTCGCGCCGCCGCCGTCAGCTGAGCGTCGCCGGAATGTCGCAACGCCAGATATTCTTCCTGCAAACCAGCCCACTCCGGGGTCAGCACATCGGCTAGAGGAGCCCCTTTGACAACTATGTCCCCCGTCGCTCGGCCATATGCGCGTTCGACGTAACCGCCAGTACGGGCCTGCAATACGCTGAAGTCGCGTTCGTCGAACGCCAGAACGCCGCTCACGCTCAGGGATCGTTCAAGCCGGCCAGCCGTCACCGTTGCCAATCGAATCCCGAGATTTTGCTGGAGCCCAGCCGAGACCTGAACCGCGAGCTGCCCCTTGTCATTCGCGTCGTCTGAATACTTGGGCACGAGCGGCATATCCATGAATGGCGATTTACCGGGTGCCGGGAAATGCTGCTGGGGATACATCGGGTCGTACCAGTACAGCGCTTTTTGCTCACCATCTGGCTGAGATGGGGTAACCGTGCCACGTCCACCCAGCCAGAAGCCCGCACCTATCCCAATAGCAAGGGCAGCAGCCACAACCAAACCAATCGACCTACCCCTCATGCCTGCACCTCTCCATATACGAAATGCAGACGCGCTGCTGTTGCCGCCAACTGTCCTTGCAGGTCCACATCCTGTAACAGCGCTTCCACGCGTTGCCGACGTGCCGACAGCACTTCACTTAACGACGACTTACCGGCGCGGTAGTCCGCAAGAGCGAGGCGTACCCGGTCCTCGGCCAGAGGTAGAAGCGTTTCGCGACTGCGCCGCACCGCCCGTTGCAAGCGTTGGTACTCGGCAAGGTCTGTTTCTAGCTGGGCTTGATGCTCGCGCAGGGCAGCGTCCTGCTCGTCCTCCAACTGGCGAACTTGTGCGCGTCGTGCCGCAATCATCGGGTCTTGCCGTGAGCCAGTGAACAACGGCAACTGGAAGCTAACTTGCAGGCTGACCATGTTGCTGAAGTCCGGGCCACGACGCTGATAATCCACCCCCCAAGACCAATCTGACTTCTTTTCTGCCTGGGCCTGGTGTACCTGGGCTTGCGCCTCGCGTGTCATGGCGTTGTAGGTATTGAGCTCCGGATGGGCATGAACGGAGTGCAGGTATTCAGCTGCGTCTACTGGCCAGACAGGGAAAGTCGGCGCGCCTACTTCGGCGTCCTGCCCAATCCAGCGCTTCAGCGCGGATCGCGCTTGAGCTGCCTGACTCAACAAAACATCTTTCTGCTCGTCCAGCTGTGCCAATTCCTGTTTGGGAGCCAGCGTATCGGCCGTTGAGCCTGCGCCTCCGGCCAGGCGCGCCCGCACCGTAGATGCCAGCAGCTGGTTTTCTTTGTAGAAAGCGTCGAAGTGTTCAAGTTTTCGCTGCA harbors:
- a CDS encoding four-helix bundle copper-binding protein; translation: MNSRFEECISECLRCALACEGCATACLQEQDVKMMADCIKLDRDCADMCKLAATLMARESMLARELCALCAKICRACGEECGQHKADHCQHCAQACMACAESCEAMAA
- a CDS encoding copper-binding protein — protein: MKKLFVIAGLVTVFAASVHAQDMDGMDMKNMPASAEGGQGTQAASTAHAEGTIKALDPQSGKITLAHGPVAELKWPAMTMGFQAEPARLNGLNVGDKVEFAFRMEGSVAKIVSIQKQ
- a CDS encoding efflux RND transporter permease subunit gives rise to the protein MIAKLIRWSVGNRVLVLLATLFLVAWGFVSVRSLPIDALPDLSDVQVIIRTSYPGQAPQIVENQVTYPLTTTMLSVPGAKTVRGFSAFGDSFVYVLFEDGTDLYWARSRVLEYLSQAQSRLPAAAKPVLGPDATGVGWIYQYALVDRNGGHDLSQLRSLQDWFLRYELKTLPDVAEVATIGGMIKQYQVVLDPLRMASLGITQAEVVEAIGKANQETGGGVLEQGEAEFMVRAAGYLTSLDDFRAIPLRLAAKGVPVKLGDVATVQIGPEARRGIGELDGLGEAVGGVVILRSGKNAREAIAHVKAKLETLKKGLPTGVELVTVYDRSQLIDRAVENLSHKLVEEFVVVALVCAAFLWHLRSSLVAIVSLPVGILIALIVMRHQGINANIMSLGGIAIAIGAMVDAAVVMIENAHKRVEAWNSRHPSQLLRGEAHWKVMTEAAVEVGPALFFSLMIITLSFIPVFTLQAQEGRLFAPLAFTKTYAMAAAAALSVTLIPVLMGYWIRGPLPAEQRNPLNRVLIRLYRPALEVVLRRPLVTLAGAALILLSSLWPLNHLGGEFLPPLDEGDLLYMPSALPGLSAQKASELLQRTDRLIRTVPEVASVFGKAGRAESATDPAPLEMFETTVRLKPKSEWRTGMTTEKLIEELDRIVRVPGLTNIWIPPIRNRIDMLATGIKSPIGVKVAGSDLNQIDRATLAVERAAKKVPGVTSALAERLTGGRYIDLDIDRHAAARYGLNITDVQAIVAGAIGGETIGETVEGLARYPISVRYPREWRDSVEALRQLPIYTSQGGQLTLGTVARIRIADGPPMLKSENARPSGWVYIDVRGRDLSSVVADLRQSIDSEVKLDPGMSLSYSGQFEYLERANARLAWVVPATLAIIFVLLYLTFGRFGEAMLIMGTLPFALTGGVWLLYLLGYNLSVATGVGFIALAGVAAEFGVIMLIYLNNAWAERQAECETTRAALLDAIREGAVQRIRPKAMTVAVIVAGLLPILWSSGTGSEVMSRIAVPMVGGMLTAPLLSLFVIPAAYWLVRRRELAVTTPHFSGVIQ
- a CDS encoding efflux RND transporter periplasmic adaptor subunit; translation: MRGRSIGLVVAAALAIGIGAGFWLGGRGTVTPSQPDGEQKALYWYDPMYPQQHFPAPGKSPFMDMPLVPKYSDDANDKGQLAVQVSAGLQQNLGIRLATVTAGRLERSLSVSGVLAFDERDFSVLQARTGGYVERAYGRATGDIVVKGAPLADVLTPEWAGLQEEYLALRHSGDAQLTAAARQRLVLSGMPVDLINRVASTGKVQLSVTLSAPTAGVIQVLDLRPGMTLTPGATLARINGVANVWLEAAVPEAQAQGLHEGQPVQAQLPAFPGDPVPGKLTALLADADLQSRTLRLRIELPNPDGRLRPGMTAQVALHPSVSAEESLLVPAEAVIRTGKRDLVMLAEDDGRFRPVEVVLGQESKGQVAVLQGLQAGQRIVASGQFLLDSEANLKGIEAATAQDAQPKAGPALHEANGRIVQIDGAQLTVAHGPFLTLGMPGMTMTFPVADQSLLDGLKVGAQIRFGIRERDEGMVVEQIKVLEGQP
- a CDS encoding TolC family protein, with product MTPQRFQGRITTAVLFILLPAVSAQAVTLSLDEALQLAERNAPSLQARLEQASAARSSVIPAGELPDPRLNLGVQNLPIEGADRWSMNRDFMTMQVVGLSQDVPNREKRKARVETAQATVERADAEAVFERLKIRAATAQAWVTAYTVQRKLEHFDAFYKENQLLASTVRARLAGGAGSTADTLAPKQELAQLDEQKDVLLSQAAQARSALKRWIGQDAEVGAPTFPVWPVDAAEYLHSVHAHPELNTYNAMTREAQAQVHQAQAEKKSDWSWGVDYQRRGPDFSNMVSLQVSFQLPLFTGSRQDPMIAARRAQVRQLEDEQDAALREHQAQLETDLAEYQRLQRAVRRSRETLLPLAEDRVRLALADYRAGKSSLSEVLSARRQRVEALLQDVDLQGQLAATAARLHFVYGEVQA